One stretch of Candidatus Hydrogenedens sp. DNA includes these proteins:
- a CDS encoding SIR2 family protein — protein MPVNIYFYKMHGSINWKRNQDGFLSFSDEVNQITEPDLIFGTNYKLQYIDPYLFYAYEFRKYSLESVLIITIGYSFSDDHINGIIGQAIRSQTTKKLLVNLYEENNKDEEKIKNVIAKKIKSKPEQIFLKNQKASEFLKGLLNEEALVNFFDQDTEFD, from the coding sequence ATGCCTGTGAATATCTACTTTTATAAAATGCATGGTTCTATTAATTGGAAACGTAATCAAGATGGTTTTCTAAGTTTTTCAGATGAAGTAAATCAAATTACGGAACCAGATCTAATTTTTGGAACTAATTACAAATTGCAATACATAGATCCTTATCTCTTTTATGCTTATGAATTTAGAAAATATTCATTAGAAAGTGTGCTAATCATTACAATAGGTTATAGTTTTTCTGATGATCATATTAATGGAATTATTGGGCAAGCTATTAGAAGCCAAACAACCAAAAAACTTTTAGTAAATTTATATGAAGAAAACAATAAAGATGAAGAAAAAATTAAGAATGTAATAGCAAAAAAGATTAAATCAAAACCCGAGCAAATATTCTTAAAGAATCAAAAAGCATCTGAATTCTTGAAAGGACTTCTTAATGAAGAAGCATTAGTTAATTTTTTTGATCAAGATACAGAATTTGATTAA